In Halothermothrix orenii H 168, the sequence AGAGATTTTAGCCTTGAAAGAGATAAAATAAGACTGGAAATGCGAAAAGCAGTTTATGAATTAAGGGATTTAATTTTTTCCAATATAGAATCAAAAGAGATTAACCTGGCCAAAGAAAGACTTAATGAACTACAAAACAAACTATTAGATCTGAGAATAAGGTATCTTCAGGAATATAAGAATATCCTGACTCCTGAACAACTGGAAAAAATAAAAGTTTTTCCTTTTAAAAATGGGTTTAACTGGAACAACAGGTGGGCAGGTAAAGGATGGAACCGGAGAAATCGACAAAATTTTGGTCCGGTCTGCCCCTTCCTGTTTAACTAAAAACAAATATAATAAACTAAAACCCCCTGTAAGTTAACCACAGCTCCAGTGGTATCTTCCAGGGGGTTTTTATCACGAAAAAATAAAAAATTTAACCCCGTCATACATAAACATTAAAGCAAAATAAATAAGGATAATCCCGAACAGGGCTACCAGCCCTCTATACATCCTGTCGTTTAACAATTTCCGGCCAAAGACAACCAGCCAGCTAATAAATGAATACCAGACAAAATCAGCCAGAATATGTCCTGTGAAAAAAGCCCCGGTTCCCAGGACTCCCTGTTGATGGCTTTTAGCCAGATAAGTCATTCCAACTGTAGCCCACCACAGTACCCAGTAAGGATTTGAAATACTAACAATGGCCCCGGGTAACACCAACCCTGCGATG encodes:
- a CDS encoding Spy/CpxP family protein refolding chaperone gives rise to the protein MNKKFVIAGLLILSLAITGASINTLAFGGGPYNNNSTPYSNYDMFEYLGLTSSQVEALSNLKRDFSLERDKIRLEMRKAVYELRDLIFSNIESKEINLAKERLNELQNKLLDLRIRYLQEYKNILTPEQLEKIKVFPFKNGFNWNNRWAGKGWNRRNRQNFGPVCPFLFN